One window of Dyadobacter sandarakinus genomic DNA carries:
- the nirD gene encoding nitrite reductase small subunit NirD, whose product MITETEVTWHVACQVSDIPEDGGACALIEGRQIAIFNFARRGEWYATDNECPHRRQMAVSRGMIGSQGDEPKVACPFHKKTFSLRSGQCLTGDDYKIDTFPVMVKENLVYIGL is encoded by the coding sequence ATGATCACAGAAACCGAAGTAACCTGGCACGTGGCCTGCCAGGTATCCGACATTCCCGAAGACGGGGGCGCATGTGCGCTGATCGAGGGACGGCAGATCGCAATTTTCAACTTTGCGCGCCGGGGCGAATGGTATGCAACCGATAATGAATGTCCGCACCGCAGGCAAATGGCCGTTTCCAGGGGCATGATCGGCAGCCAGGGTGATGAGCCCAAGGTAGCTTGTCCTTTTCATAAAAAAACATTTTCATTGCGGAGCGGGCAGTGCCTTACCGGCGATGATTATAAAATTGATACATTTCCGGTGATGGTAAAGGAAAACCTCGTATACATCGGATTATGA
- a CDS encoding response regulator, with amino-acid sequence MPIRILVVDDHSVVRQGIITLLEDEDDLVIAGEAADGDEVPGMVDKVRPDLILLDLTMPRMSGIDVIREIVPAFPKVSILVFSMHNNPDYILAAALNGAAGYLQKDTSRDEMLAAIRSIARGELYYPPYASSIIIRKLLKQALLKPEPEPEDGAGKGVWNMLTPREQQILQCLVEGMSSREIAEKFDISANTVANQRASIMKKLNVRNTAGLISLTLK; translated from the coding sequence ATGCCGATAAGGATTTTGGTTGTAGACGACCACTCTGTCGTGAGGCAGGGCATTATTACCCTGCTGGAAGATGAAGATGACCTGGTGATCGCGGGAGAAGCCGCAGACGGAGACGAAGTGCCTGGTATGGTGGACAAGGTCCGCCCCGACCTCATCCTGCTCGATCTGACTATGCCGCGCATGTCGGGCATAGACGTGATCCGCGAGATCGTACCGGCTTTCCCGAAAGTCAGCATCCTGGTATTCAGCATGCACAACAATCCCGACTACATCCTGGCGGCAGCGCTAAACGGGGCCGCAGGTTACCTGCAAAAAGATACCAGCCGGGACGAAATGCTTGCGGCGATCCGCAGCATTGCCCGGGGTGAGCTGTACTACCCGCCATACGCCTCGTCCATTATCATCCGGAAACTGCTGAAACAGGCACTTCTTAAACCGGAACCCGAACCGGAAGACGGTGCCGGCAAAGGCGTATGGAACATGCTTACACCCCGCGAGCAGCAGATCCTGCAATGCCTGGTAGAAGGGATGAGCAGCAGGGAAATTGCCGAGAAGTTTGATATCAGCGCCAATACCGTGGCCAACCAGCGGGCCAGTATCATGAAAAAATTAAATGTCCGCAACACGGCAGGGCTGATCAGTCTCACTCTGAAGTAA
- a CDS encoding histidine kinase, with the protein MERLDKRVAGSLTRFYVVALCVVAMLTISGLFLIRRAINRLNHDSRIVNVAGRQRMLSQRLTKLAVLKTTGIPHRDHADAAALLDQWKNSHQQLASRKLPVGGRLVVWKSQALDSMFAALNPVFDSLFVQLSNAAGDSTPVRDRQLALGHVLDKEQEYLAGMDRIVYQFDRENVGRLENLERIEWILDIMTILVLFAEGLLIFRPVVNTTRRVVRMLTESENALQQSNEKLKETNRQLVVAQNELLRVEEEKYALQLAEDRVRAAALIEGQEEERKRFALELHDGIGQMLTALKLHAEKLKSVQFHEEKHQKQFGRLTALVQDIIQTTRQVSFNLMPSVLSDFGLQAALKLLCGQTAEASGIRIDFAVVADDSVKLERAVETGLYRIAQEALNNAVKHARATHIDMKLHQNHHLLTLEIADNGKGFLISNLNTEPAPPRIHQGIENIRTRTQLLNGHLEIISKVDSGTRLVIRVDL; encoded by the coding sequence ATGGAACGACTCGATAAGCGCGTAGCAGGCAGCCTGACCCGGTTTTATGTAGTGGCTTTGTGCGTGGTAGCGATGCTGACGATCAGCGGGCTGTTCCTGATCAGAAGAGCGATCAACCGCCTCAATCACGACAGCCGGATTGTGAATGTGGCAGGGCGCCAGCGTATGCTGAGCCAGCGGCTGACCAAGCTTGCGGTGCTGAAAACAACCGGCATCCCTCACCGTGACCATGCGGATGCAGCAGCGCTGCTGGATCAATGGAAGAACAGCCACCAGCAGCTTGCCAGCCGGAAGTTGCCGGTGGGCGGGCGGCTGGTGGTTTGGAAAAGCCAGGCTCTGGACTCCATGTTTGCGGCACTTAACCCTGTGTTCGATAGCCTCTTCGTGCAGCTTTCGAATGCAGCGGGCGACAGTACGCCGGTACGCGACCGGCAGCTGGCACTGGGCCATGTACTGGATAAGGAGCAGGAATACCTGGCCGGGATGGACCGCATTGTGTATCAGTTTGACCGGGAAAATGTGGGCCGGCTGGAAAACCTGGAAAGGATCGAATGGATCCTGGACATCATGACGATCCTGGTGCTGTTTGCGGAAGGTTTACTGATCTTTAGACCGGTGGTCAACACCACAAGGCGGGTGGTGAGAATGCTCACCGAGTCGGAGAATGCTTTGCAGCAGTCCAATGAAAAGCTGAAGGAAACGAACCGGCAACTGGTGGTCGCCCAGAATGAGCTGCTGCGGGTGGAAGAGGAAAAATATGCATTGCAGCTGGCCGAAGACCGCGTACGGGCTGCGGCGCTTATTGAGGGGCAGGAAGAAGAACGAAAACGCTTTGCGCTGGAACTGCACGACGGCATAGGCCAGATGCTCACGGCGCTGAAACTGCATGCCGAAAAGCTGAAAAGCGTGCAGTTTCATGAAGAAAAGCATCAGAAACAGTTTGGAAGACTGACCGCGCTGGTGCAGGATATCATTCAGACGACCCGACAGGTATCGTTCAATCTAATGCCCTCGGTACTGAGCGACTTCGGGCTGCAGGCAGCTCTGAAGCTTTTGTGCGGGCAAACTGCGGAAGCCTCGGGCATACGGATCGACTTTGCCGTGGTAGCGGATGACAGCGTAAAGCTCGAACGTGCTGTGGAAACGGGCTTGTACCGCATTGCCCAGGAAGCGCTCAACAATGCAGTAAAGCACGCACGTGCCACCCACATTGATATGAAACTGCATCAAAATCACCACCTGCTGACCCTGGAAATTGCGGATAACGGAAAAGGTTTCTTAATTAGTAACCTGAACACGGAACCTGCACCGCCCCGCATCCATCAAGGAATTGAGAATATCCGTACGCGTACCCAGCTGCTCAACGGACATCTGGAGATCATTTCGAAGGTGGACAGCGGAACAAGGCTGGTGATACGGGTTGATTTGTAA